The following is a genomic window from Deltaproteobacteria bacterium.
TCGACGCCGCACGCCAATTGGTGCAGTCGCATTTGCGGTTAGTGGTCAAGATCGCGATGGAATATCGGAGCGCGTATTACAACTTAGTCGATCTGATCCAAGAGGGGAGCGTCGGCTTGCTGGTGGCCGTCCGCAAATACGACATCGAAAAAGGCTCCCGACTCTCATATTATGCGTCGTTGTGGATTCGGTCATATATCTTGAAGTATATCCTCGATAACTTTCGCCTGATGAAGATCGGGACCACGAAGGAGCAGCGCAAGTTATTCTTTAACTTAGTGCAGGAAAAGCAGCGGATGGAGGCGCTGGGATTCAAACCGGATGCCCGGTTATTGGCCGGTCGTTTAGGGGTCACGATCAAGGCCATCGAGGAAATGGGTCGACGCCTCGAGCAGCCGGAATTGGCGCTCGATGCGCCGGTTGGTCACGAATCCAAGTCGGCCACGTTCGGCGATTTCGTCGCCGACAACGACGTGCCGATCGACGAAAAACTCGCGCAACAAGAATTTAAGGATGCGCTGGCCGAGCAGCTGCAAAGTTTCGTGCACCAATTGAAACCGAGAGACGCGCAGATCTTCCAAGAGCGGCTGTTGGCGGAAGTTCCCAGGACTTTACAAGAGATCGCGGATGAATATGGTATTACCAAGGAGCGGATCCGCCAGCTAGAAGCCAGACTCGTCGTGAAGCTGCGCGAACATTTAATGAAGGCCGGAATACAGGGGACTGGTGGCTAGTGACTGGTGGCTGGTAAAAAACGTACGAGTCAAAGTAGTAACACTGGGCGAAAAGCCCAGTGAAAGCGACCTATATAAAGGAGCACGACCACCAAGCCCGAGGCAACACGAGGGCCCCCCGAGTGGCCGATATTATGTAACATGGCGGCCGTAAGCGGACCCCATACGCCCCTTGGCGGCCGCCATGTTACATAATATCTCTTATGCGACGTAATATAGTAACCAAGCCGGACCTCGACGCCACCCTCAGTGGAGCCCTTGACCGTGGGGTCAGCCGACTGCTCTCGCACCAAACCCCAGATGGCTACTGGTGGTATACGCTCGAGGCCAACGAATCGATCGGTGCGGAATATATCTTCCTTGAACATTGCCTCGGCATCCGCACTGCCGGCACATGGGAGCGACTCAGCGCCCGAATGTTGAGCGAACAACATGAAGACGGCAGCTGGCCACTCGCATACGGCTGTCCCGGCGATCTGAACGCCACGTTAGAATGTTACGTCGCGCTGCGGATGACCGGCCATGCGCCCGAGTCCGCACCGTTATTGCGCGCTCGGCAGTTCATCGTCCGCAATGGCGGTTTGGAACAGGCCCGCGTCTTCACCCAGATCCATTTCGGCCTACTCGGCCTCGTCCCGTGGACACGTCCGCCGGCGATGCCGGTCGAAATTATGCTGTTGCCCAGCTGGGCCCCGTTTTCGATCTATTCGTTCTCCAGTTGGGCGCGGGCTTGCATCGTCCCAATCCTGGTCGTGATGGCGCGCCATCCAGTCTACCCACTGCATCTCCCGCATTTAGTCGCCGAACTGGTGGCCGATCCCGCAGCCGCCGACGCGACCCGGGAACCGCGCGGCGATATTTGGCGGGAATTTTTCCACTGGGTCGATCGGATGCTGAAGCTCACGCAGCCGGTCGTCAAGCGATTGCCAACCAAGGAAATGGCGCTGGATCGCGCCATTGAATGGGTCCGCACCCATTTGGCCCGCACCGAAGATATTTTCCCCGCGCTCGCGTTTGGCGCGTTGGCGCTGCGGGCGATGGGCCTCCCGGTGACCGACCCGAGCATCACGAAGGCGTTGCGGGCGCTGCAACGCTTCCAACACACCTATGCCGGTCCCCTCCCCGCGCTGCCCTGCCCTGATCCGCAACTCGATCCCGACGAACGCTGGCGCTACGAACGTTCGCGCATCGTGTCGGACGCGCCGCAGTTGCACCAGCAGTGCTGCATTTCGCCGGGTTGGGACACGCCGTGGGCGCTGTGTGCGTTGCGCGCGGCCGGCGTGACACCGCGCCATCCGGCGATTGCCAAGGCCTGCACGTGGTTGCTGCAGCAACAAGTCGTCGGCTGTCACGGCGATTGGCACAAGAAAAACCCGGACGGTATCCCCGGCGGATGGTCGTTTGAA
Proteins encoded in this region:
- a CDS encoding RNA polymerase factor sigma-32, whose amino-acid sequence is MRKRTRQATPEPELRTTAPIVELRDPDETSRALVPLDPLARYLGEVRRYPYLTEAEERALAIRVREHGDVDAARQLVQSHLRLVVKIAMEYRSAYYNLVDLIQEGSVGLLVAVRKYDIEKGSRLSYYASLWIRSYILKYILDNFRLMKIGTTKEQRKLFFNLVQEKQRMEALGFKPDARLLAGRLGVTIKAIEEMGRRLEQPELALDAPVGHESKSATFGDFVADNDVPIDEKLAQQEFKDALAEQLQSFVHQLKPRDAQIFQERLLAEVPRTLQEIADEYGITKERIRQLEARLVVKLREHLMKAGIQGTGG
- a CDS encoding squalene--hopene cyclase, whose product is MRRNIVTKPDLDATLSGALDRGVSRLLSHQTPDGYWWYTLEANESIGAEYIFLEHCLGIRTAGTWERLSARMLSEQHEDGSWPLAYGCPGDLNATLECYVALRMTGHAPESAPLLRARQFIVRNGGLEQARVFTQIHFGLLGLVPWTRPPAMPVEIMLLPSWAPFSIYSFSSWARACIVPILVVMARHPVYPLHLPHLVAELVADPAAADATREPRGDIWREFFHWVDRMLKLTQPVVKRLPTKEMALDRAIEWVRTHLARTEDIFPALAFGALALRAMGLPVTDPSITKALRALQRFQHTYAGPLPALPCPDPQLDPDERWRYERSRIVSDAPQLHQQCCISPGWDTPWALCALRAAGVTPRHPAIAKACTWLLQQQVVGCHGDWHKKNPDGIPGGWSFEFENDYFPDIDDTLQIILALEGQRDAESAVERALRWCLSMQNDDGGFAAFDKNNSLALVNKIPFADHGACLDPSTPDITGRMLLLLARRGYTGRDRVVARALTYLKKTQEADGSWFGRWGVNYLYGTWAVLSGFAALSHPTQSREVTRALHWLRAAQQDDGGFGESVASYPENGYVAAPSAPSQTAWGLMGLLAAGAAASDAAVRAAQFLLERQQPDGGWDERAFTGTGFPGHFYLRYHGYRHFFPVLALAKYRAAISLA